From a region of the Aeoliella mucimassa genome:
- a CDS encoding nucleotidyltransferase family protein yields MDKVKDRLKRVSAALDEAGIPYAVVGGNAVQIWVAQVDETAVRNTRDVDIVINRSDLEAAKVALEAVGFVYRHVKSVDMFLDGPDAKPRDAVHVVFAGEKVRDDYHAPVPSIDERERIKDLSTISLESLVRMKLTSFRDKDRMHLRDMLDVELIDESWLPRFVPELQQRLQMLIDDPDG; encoded by the coding sequence GTGGACAAAGTAAAGGACCGGCTGAAGCGAGTCTCGGCTGCTCTCGACGAGGCCGGAATACCCTACGCTGTGGTGGGAGGAAACGCGGTGCAGATTTGGGTAGCCCAGGTCGATGAGACCGCGGTGCGAAATACCCGCGATGTCGACATTGTGATCAATCGCAGTGATCTTGAAGCCGCCAAAGTTGCCTTGGAAGCAGTTGGGTTCGTTTATCGGCACGTGAAGAGTGTCGATATGTTCTTGGATGGTCCTGACGCGAAACCACGCGATGCCGTACATGTGGTGTTTGCTGGTGAGAAGGTCCGCGACGACTATCATGCTCCTGTTCCCAGTATCGACGAGCGCGAGCGAATCAAGGACCTCAGCACGATCTCACTCGAATCACTCGTGCGAATGAAGCTCACCTCGTTCCGCGACAAAGACCGCATGCACTTGCGGGACATGCTGGATGTGGAACTGATCGACGAGAGCTGGTTGCCACGGTTCGTTCCTGAATTGCAACAGCGATTGCAGATGCTGATTGATGACCCCGACGGTTGA